atatatgtatatatatatatatatatatatatatatatatatatatatatattataaatatatattatgttatgaactccacattatagggttatctttatgttagaataataaaccgtttataccgtaacacgtgtctgaaataaaagaatcttaaaaggttttagtttacgatttattattctaatataaatatatagtttacaaattttaaccactttaaaaacaatagtttttccCTCATATACTTTAACATTTCATGAGGTTCAGGATATTTCCTAAtgtctttaaataaaaagttgCTAACTCACCaagtaataaagtattaaaaatacagtagaaatgtgttatttataagatagctagtaaacttttttatataacttctttattgaaatttaaaatgggaatctgacaaaagtataaatatagaatagaataaaaataaaatattctacacatacagaataaatgtgtaattttcaaacaaactgagAGTAATCATGTAACATTATTACATGTGAGATAGTAACATGTGACTTGAAATTGTTTGCGTGCAACCACAGCAATGCCTGTTACGCTAAATATGGCATGGCGTACTCTTATCTTGTTTTCTTAATTCCAACCTccaaattaagattttatttttatttcatttctttcaaGTTAAGGTACAAATGATTTGGcgttaaaatatgtattagatttttaccataaatataaaacttcaaaGTACAgcttattaataataagtaattataataagtaatGATCACATTATTCTTGATAAATCGTGATTCCATGCATTGCCATAGCTAGAAATGGGTTAAGATGACTCTACCAAAGAGATAGCTTACATGATTGGATGGATTCAATTGTAAATtcttaaattacacaaattaacACGCAAATCTTCAGTGCACAACgttaaatatgttataacagATATATTCCTGAATGTTCGCAATGTACTGTAAATCATAAATAGGGTTCTTACAAAAGTGCATTCGTAAGGCCAATGCCTTGTAATTTCTTTTTTCTTCAAGTCTTTgtagtagttttttaaattaggtaTAGAAAATCAGATattgaatgtttaataaaaccaaaaaagcCAATGTCTTTATAGAGAATATTTATGcgtggaaataaattaaaactcaaatagtATAGATTAATCTTAGATGATAGAAAGATTATCCTCTTAGTTAAAAATACTAGAAGAAAACCTATGTATATACtgataagaaattaaataatatctattctgatcgttttaaaattataagattacTTATCACAGTGTCATAACATTAAAGTAGAATATAATAGGTTCCAGATGTGTCTATCTGATAAAATCTCTGATATACCGTGAATAATGATGGCTTTAAAAATGGAatctataaattgttaatattttaaaaggaattgtTTTCAGAATTTAATTACAAACTCAAATACATTCTACGTTTATCTCAAACCATAATTATACCTTTATTTGACTACCTGTCGTCTATCTAAACTCTTGGGTATAAGTTTAATACTTAATGCAAAATCTGGACTGGAGTTGTGTGTATATACTGGCTCTGTCTTGTAAGTACGTTACATCAGAAAAGTAACATCCTCTCCTCTTCTCGTACTGTACGAAACCTGGCTCTACTCAAAATTAAGTACCAATAGAAGTCAGTAACATCCTCTTCTCGTCTCGTACTGTACGAACCCTGGCTCTACTCAGAATTAAGTACAAATAGAAGTCAGTAACATTCTCTTCTCGTCTCGTACTGTACGAACCCTGGTTCTACTCAGAATTAAGTACCAATAGAAATCAGTAACATTCTCTTCTCGTCTCGTACTGTACGAACCCTGGTTCTACTCAGAATTAAGTACCAATAGAAATCAGTAACATTCTCTTCTCGTCTCGTACTGTACGAACCCTGGCTCTACTCAGAATTAAGTACCAATAGAAATCAGTAACATTCTCTTCTCGTCTTGTACTGTACGAACCCTGGTTCTACTCAGAATTAAGTACCAATAGAAATCAGTAACATTCTCTTCTCGTCTCGTACTGTACGAACCCTGGCTCTACTCAGAATTAAGTACCAATAGCATTCAGTAACATTCTATTCTCGTCTCGTACTGTACGAAACCTGGCTCTACTCAGAATTAAGTACCAATAGACTTCAGTAACATTCTATTCTCGTCTCGTACTGTACGAAACCTGGCTCTACTCAGAATTAAGTACCAATAGAATTCAGTAACATTCTATTCTCGTCTCGTACTGTACGAAACCTGGCTCTACTCAGAATTAAGTACCAATAGAAGTCAGTAACATTCTCTTCTCGTCTCGTACTGTACGAACCCCGGCTCTACTCAGAATTAAGTACCAATAGAAGTCAGTAACATTCTCTTCTCGTCTCGTACTGTACGAACCCTGGCTCTACTCAGAATTAAGTACCAATAGAAGTCAGTAACATTCTCTTCTCGTCTCGTACTTTACGAACCCTGGCTCTACTCAGAATTAAGTACCAATAGAAGTCGGTAACATTCTCTTCTCGTCTCGTACTGTACGAACCCCGGCTCTACTCAGAATTAAGTACCAATAGAATTCAGTAACATTCTCTTCTCGTCTCGTACTGTACGAACCCTGGCTCTACTCAGAATTAAGTACCAATAGAAGTCAGTAACATTCTCTTCTCGTCTCGTAGAGTACGATCAGAAGACCTTTCTCAGAAAGACTCGATATCAAATTCAGTAACAACATTTTTTCATTTCGTAGAGTTCGATCAGTGGCTCTTTCTCAGAGCCGATTTCTATTACTGTTAACTTGACAATTGGCCGCCTTATTAGACACCTTTTATTATGCATCAAATTTGCTTACATGGTTTACTAAAACTTTCTTCCTTGCTATGCATTTAAGTTCCACCAATTGCATGGTAATCTCGGTGCAAACAATCAATAGGCGAGAAGATACGGTATCCAGAATCACAACACTTCCTAGCAacaaaccatatatatatatatatatatatatatatatatatatatatatatatatatttgcatgcGCTTAGGATGTATACAAAACATTTCGCAAATTCATCAAAACATATAAGAGTGTTTTTAGGATAAGTGGTTGGTTAAAATTCTGGATGTATTCCCTCGAAACCACTGCAAATGATAAGACTGAGTCATCTTTGTAGCgatcaacaattatttttctctATGAATATCCCACTTTAGGCACCATGTAATTCGTATCATAACAAGGAAGAAGAGATTTATTTCAACGATGGCAGTAGTTGGATTTTCATCACTGGTATCAAAGTGAAATATTGCATTTCTTAAATGGttttacatgtgacatagtaacatgtgTAGCTGTTGACTTAAAATTGTTTGCATGaaagcaattttaatatataccatGCCAGTTTAAAAGAGACTGAAAACTGGTATTGTTGCTAAATGAATTAAATCATTAtctttaaacacacaaaaataatgttatttctaaaAAAGTAGTATTAAATGATATCCTGACTAATTAACCCCATCACATATGTACTGATTTTTTTCTACTTGTTAGAGAACAAGAGTAAGTTaagtatttttatcaatttaagcTACGCttttcttaaatgaaaatttgaatttaaataattcctGATAATTAAACTACCAATTGAAGTGTAAATCTTATAGCGTAATAaggaaaaaatgtgtttatagacTCCAATTATGGTGTTATGGGGGGAAATATTTTAAGGACACAATTAGGTTTAGATTTCTcacatacaaataatattgattttaagattgGTTCAACATGTCCTaattataactaactataaattctaaataatttatttcggcAACGTGATTGGTTTTGAATAAACCTTATACAACTATCTAAGAATTTAAATCCATCTAACATAGACCCCTGCTGTACGCATCACCGTGGGCATATTAGTGAGAGCGgtcttaaacaaacaaaaaataacgtaAACATGTTAGAgaatcagaaaattaaaaattctactgGCTTAAAACAGCAATAATATTGAACGAGATACTGTTAATATAAGGTATATGTTACTTTATGTGATTTACTAATTTTCAAGCCTATAACACTGGCTAGTGTATCTATAGCCAAAACAGTATAGGAATCTCATGGTTGTAAATCTGGTTTGAAGATTTATGTGTGTTTTGAAATGcattaatttaccttttaaccTGTCTGATATTCTCAAACATTATGTATTAAGTTCATAAGGTCAGGTCTGATGTAGTCCCTCCTCTATAAAACTTTTGATAACACATTTTCTCGATTAAGGTAATTTATCAAAGCAACATTGAAACTTTTTGAATGCaagtaacacttttaaaattttaattttaaaattactatctgTCTGTGTTTAACGGATcatcaaaataacatttatttttctaatttatggTAAATGTATACGATAAATATTAGTTATCTATCGATCAATATCGTTCATCAATTACAGGCGAATGCCGCAGCGTGACGATATGGACGTCCTGTCTCTGCTTAGCATTCCTGTGGCATCTGATCCACTTGGCACAGGCAACCGGCGGGGGAGGCGACGACATTGATTGAAATTCTCCGGGCGATGGCCAAGGTCTAGGACCGTCATTGCCATTGTCTTCACTTTCCAATTCGGGATCGAACTTCTGGGTTAAGTACGCTCGGTTCCGACCTCTCATGCTTGAGCTTCCGAGCGTTCCTGGGTGCTTTTGGAACCGTACTCCCGGCTTCGCTTTCACCGTTACTTAAACTTTCTTCGTAACACATTTTCTACTCAGGTTCTATCAAgttaaaactcaaattaattcattttatcttTGGGGCTTTCACTAAGCATTTAAGAATTACTTTCAGGAGTCAATGGAAACATTTGATTTAGGAGtcacaaagaaaacacaaataaggtaaaataattttatttaaaaggtgTACTAAAACGCACTCTGTGTGCTGTTGCAAAAATCTAAAGGatacaaaatacataacattatGAGTACATACATTTAACATTCTTACATTCACGTTGTGTACCCAGTTTACGGATGTTGAGCCAATAGACCAGGAGACGAGAAGCTTAGTGTTTTAAAATCGTAAAGGTAATGAAAGTCCAActgattgaaaatatttaatgaataaatattcattaaatattttcaatttattttcaatattttcaatattttcaaaattgtttcagATGAAAAACACCTATTACAACACTGGCTTCTTTAAAAACAGTCTTCGAGAAAGTTGTGAATTCCCAGCTCTTCAAGAACAAAATAAAtcctttctttatttatttgaaccAACTAAAATGGCTGGGATCCCAAACTCAATTTCAAAGATGAAATCTCGAAGTCAATGGTGTTGTATGGATTACAAATGAAGGTCTCTAAAGATAAAACCGATACTTTTTGAATTAGTTCTAAAATTAACTAAGGCTCTCTGACATAAAATTGCCAAAAACTTGAGCGGTTCAATTATAAGCCAATTAGTCTGCTTTATTCAACGATAATTCGAGTATAATTGTCTCTTAATAGCATCTCTGTTTGGTTTAACAAAGGAACATTAAATTTCTAGTCTTCAGTTAAAGTACAATGCGCAAgtttgagtaaaaatacaattatttaaatttgctatGGTCATGTTTACAATAGCTTAAAGTACGTTTTACATTCTGGGGGAATGCTAAGAAATTTAAGAGCATTTAGACTCCAAAAGATAATTGACACATTATGTTTAGGTTAGTCATTGTGCTCACTGTAAGAATCTTTTACAGCAACTGAAACTCATCACTCTTTCGATTATAtacttactttaaatttcaacttttaaaataataacttccaCCTTTTTGCATACAATACGTTTACCCGAATGCTCTACCAGATCCAAAGATTGAAAATGGCATGACTTATTCAGCTCTGCGGTGCTACAACTGAATAGTACAGGCGCTGTGCCTCACAACACACCAAACCCAAAAAATGATCTAATAAGGGTTAACACCATTTCTCATATACTCCTTATACTACAAAGAAATTTCTGAAACATCGTACAAATATGTGTAAGCATACTACGTGACCTTTGTGGcatttaattgtttcttttttattagttaacttattactagtaacatttttttataacagcaAAAAGGCCTTCTAATATTCATTCTTAGACAAACCACGTATCAATGAATCCTAAATGGGGTAGGCCTTAGTTAAATTCATTGTAACTTATCGCTTCAATTGTTGTAATAAGTTGAATAgatacaaaactacaaaatatgtCCAGTTCATActacttatttattgtattcataaatCATCAGTTGTTTTACGTTCATAAACTTTTACGTTCACAATCTAAAATTCAACTATATTATAATCttgaaatctttgaaatattacaaaaatattatggatgtttatttatattaattattgtaatagcgtctgttaattattaataattctccgtctaaattaaattaaatctattctTATTTGTACGTAGAACATTTTAGGACGTATGTAACTTTAATCTTATTACAGTTACGTAGCTCGAACtgtgtttttttccaaatattaaattaagatatttagATTATCACCATGAAGATTAGGTTTTAATATCAACTATTACAACTATAGTCTAATTGACGAAAACAAATATATATCGATACATGCAAGTCGCAGACTatactaattattgtaattactttaaaatcaagATCCTTTTATGTGAAGTATTAAATTCCATTCCCAAAACGAAGGATGATTCAATTTTTTTCCGATCTAATtccaaatacagttttttaaaatagtttattatttcgCTGCTTGAACGTTTTTATTTCGTGTATATATTTAGGTAATAGCAAAAAGAACTGAAAACAGCTAGGAAATATCCCGAGTGCAGGTGACATATGTGCGTAACAACATCAGCGGGATAACAACAATTACTCATAGTACGATTAATGTCACGGATTTCATACAAAATGCGTTGAATTTTGCTTGATATTCCATTTCcatacaattataaaacacatgtataagttttaaagtatacattttacacCTCACATACGATTATTTTATACACACGAGGAAAGGGGTGCTGTTCATAAGCGTTGTAATTATTCTACTTATTCAACAAAGAAAAAGTTTATGTAAACATTGGTCCGGAAATTTCCGGTTACTGAACTGAGGTTAGTAAGGGTTTGCTAAGTTCACAATCTTATGACAATGTACATAGTTACTACATGTCACAAAGCCGGAGTTTCAGAGGAGTTATGATGAATATCTTAGTATCTTGAGCTAAAGATATTACTAAAGTAAAATTTAGAGCTGTAACTCCAATAGCTTTCGAGTTGTCTGACATAAACACATATATTACGTGTAAAAGTTAATTTGAAATGATAActcaataaaatactaattaaatccGCATATTTATCAACGCTTTATTATATTACTGTGCGATGGGCTTCACGCTCAGACATTGCAATGGTCTAACAAACTTGATACTATTAAAATACTTGAAGCTGATATGGTGAATGCTCTTTTTGATACAATAAGTGTAAACCGAAAAAGTCTCACAGTGCGATTAAATATTTGACTCGCACACAACGCAAGTAGGTCTCGGAGTAACATTGGCgttatttaccttttttagaaTTAGTCATATACCTATTCTCTCAAAAAAGCAACCTATTTGATTATAGATATCGTCAACTTCCTAATTTTTAACGGGATACGAAATATATCTAGTATTTTTGTTTACGGTACTTGTTGCTCAGTTGCCCAATGTTTTTTTATCATTGTCTTATTTATTACCATTTTCTCTTATTTGAGTTAATTACtcgtgtttttattaatataatttgcgTGTCGGGATTAATAAGATAACTGTAGATAAAACAATGCTCATTGCGGTTTGAAAAATTGTGGCTTCCAAGAGATTCATCCATCGTGAGATATAAGCATtctcatttaaacaaaaagaacaatacattttttcagaaTTCTGAATAATATGAGCGGATGGTGTTGCAAGATTTGTCTATATTGAGGAACACGTTGATATTTATTCAATACacaaactttttctaaaattattttcctaccagctagaaacaataaataatctgtaaaatatatatttttatgatataaataaaaacgtcCCTTTACCGTCAACATTTTGTAGTGTAGTATACATGTTGTAGTCTTCTTAAAAAATCGCAAAGTTTAGTCAGAATTGCACGTTCCcgaattaatgaaattatttacgCAAAAGTGTTTTTGATTAACAACTAGCGCTTTTGGTTAGCAAACACTCTGTATTGCTGAAGTAAATAGAAGAAAATATCAGACAAGTATGCGAATGATTAGAAGTAAGAATGTTGAGGTAGCCTTGTTATATATATAGCCAGGTGCCAGCTTACGTTAAGTGTGCTCTATTATAGAATGTGacattttattgctttaaagGGGTGATCACAGGGTAACAAGCGTGTCCTCACCTCTACGTTGGCCGACAACTTAGTGGTTGGGGGTTGAATTTGACCACCCTAGAAGACGATCTCAAGCTTTTTTACACTTACTGGTAATCCCTTTACAATAGTCAAAAGTCAAATTCTGACGCACTTTTTCAGTAAATAATCAACGTAGTAAGATATCACAGCTAATACTCGGCTAATTTTGCAAAAGGTAATTATCAAAATTTGTGCTATGACAAGCCTTATGTAATGCACACTCTTATGCCTTAAAAAATCTTAGACTTGTAGCATCATGTTAGAATTCatgttataatacataatttttatttttctgttaattatGTTGATGTTCCATTTAGTTTTAAGCTACTAACCAACGTTTTATGCATTTATGTTAACAGGATGGTATGTAGTAAGTCGATCATATTtatcttattctttaaataatggtttatattCAATACTACAGTCTTATGAAAGTATTACCCTATTTTGTTAAATCAGCCACAATATAGTCATGAACGGGCAGCCACAATATGAATGAGTTGGACTTGACCCAAATTTTCTTTAACTGTCGCCTActgttattacataattaaacacattacatttttacatttcattgACTCCACTCTTTTATAGTTAGTAGCCGAGTTTCAAAGGATAGTAGAAGTTAAAACATTTGCTGTCATAATATGTTACaaagcaaatgtccgaaatcttacTTTCCTTTGAAATCATCCACTAccaataacaatctttaaaaaaagaagcagagtttgaataaaacaatcttattaaacaattattatttttttctaacaagCCTTAATTTTGTCTACTTtgatattatttatcaattacaGTTAAATCCAATTGAAGATTAATTACACAGGGTGAAGCGGGTAACAAAGGAAACAAACCAATTCATACACAGAAATATAAtctatcaaaacaaaaataaattaaataaattaaagtttgtcAACAGGTTCCTTGAAAATAAGGTGTCGTAGagctaaatatttgttatttacaaaacgGTTCTTCGGTGATCGGTTTTACTGTTTGAAGTAAGCTCGGTAGGCGAGAGGTTGCGCTCCCAAGGCTCTGCCGTAGCCGTGGTGGTGCTCGTAATGCTCGATGACGGGGGCAGGGTGCGGCAGGTGGACGACCTCGTAGTTCAGTACTTTGGGCTTTGTGATCTTGAAGATGACCATGGCGGCCGAGAGTACGATGGACAGGAGACCGAGGGTGAGGGCCTTCCAGGTCTTGAGGGCAATGAGGGCGAGAGCCAGTGGCATCAGGGCGGAGACCTTGAACTTGAGACCGAGCAGGAAGGGGATGACCACTTTGCGTAACATGCCACCGCGACCTCGTCCTGACCACAAGGAACCAAACAAAATTACAGActtcgtttatttatttattatagaatacTACATAATACAGTAAACTAGGTGGCATGATGAGTCTGGTATTCAATGCCAACTAAAAgaataaaacgtattttttaaagcatgcatatttttaaaactaattattattattattttagtcacATTTCATCATGttaaaaatttcgaaatataGTACCAAAAGTAAATAAAGTCTCTTCGagtcacaataaataaattctgaACGACAACAATTATTCAATTACTTACACAAATTAGATGTTttcgttaaaattttttataatatttttttaagtaatctccttttcattttttttaacaacaaatatgtaaatatacctTGTAAATTCAAAGCTGAAACAAATTAGACCAATATTGCCAAACTATAGAcgtttctttatttatgtgtgtattcTACCATAAGCAATACACTGCAGGAATCGATGAGTTATCCAATAATAGACTAAACATTTGGAATATTTGTGTGTTAATTTGAGTTGTCCTACTCAGCGTTAATTGTTTTGATGGTTAGAGATGtagaattagtttaatatttattttaatttatttgttattttctgcagagtaaatattttcttatcctATGCTGTGTGTGAACAGTATAACATTTGGCTTGTTAAGCAAAACAGATGTTACAATATCTTCATGCTTTATACAGcagttattaaattgtttttgattaAGCATTAACCAAGTGGTTAGTAAAGTGATCGTGTTATACCAATACTAAGGCAATGTGACCAAACAGAtcactttattttgtaattttgaaatatgaaaaataattgcaTGATATGCTTAAGTGAACAACTCACCCTGGACGGCACTATCGGCCAGTGGAACTCGGATCTCCTGCGGCAGATTCTTCAGCAGGAAGCTCGGTACGTAGGCAAGCAGTTCGGGGTTCGTCAACTCTTTAGGCACGCGAACCCTCAGTTCGTGAGTGGCCAGGAAATCTTCTACACGGTCTAACATAAGCTGGCGGACCGCCTTCTGTACTGCAGGGTTGGCGGAAGCGAGGGCGGGGTCCGTGTCAGCGCCCGCCTGTAAGGCAGAATTAAAATCGTATCTAGAAATGAGAATGGTTTGGTAATGTTTTAACTGTTGAAACAGAATAATACTCATTAGAATTActagaaaacaaatatatagatGCAACTAATTACCTTATTAAATTTCGATGTTGCTAATCCACCAATATTTCTCCCGTTGGTCGGTAACAAGGTActagcataaaaaataaaattatggagtgtccgaaataatttaaaacggtCTTTTCTA
The Homalodisca vitripennis isolate AUS2020 chromosome 4, UT_GWSS_2.1, whole genome shotgun sequence DNA segment above includes these coding regions:
- the LOC124360972 gene encoding uncharacterized protein LOC124360972 — translated: MFGQVCLLLLTATAATRCQELLQDQEIVPVPHLQFIIVFLCNGQVQTASDVEGSDQPTGQVKRDTTLGEETPRALYPGTAADLLQGIYSGCLEDGDFSCVKPKVLAFLSASVSQDKIRISRDLSVVRRDDVPLQESQQAGADTDPALASANPAVQKAVRQLMLDRVEDFLATHELRVRVPKELTNPELLAYVPSFLLKNLPQEIRVPLADSAVQGRGRGGMLRKVVIPFLLGLKFKVSALMPLALALIALKTWKALTLGLLSIVLSAAMVIFKITKPKVLNYEVVHLPHPAPVIEHYEHHHGYGRALGAQPLAYRAYFKQ